The Bacillus vallismortis genome window below encodes:
- the gatA gene encoding Asp-tRNA(Asn)/Glu-tRNA(Gln) amidotransferase subunit GatA, whose translation MSLFDHKITELKQLIHKKEIKISDLVDESYKRIQAVDDKVQAFLALDEEKARAYAKELDEAVDGRSEHGLLFGMPIGVKDNIVTKGLRTTCSSKILENFDPIYDATVVQRLQDAEAVTIGKLNMDEFAMGSSTENSAYKLTKNPWNLDTVPGGSSGGSAAAVAAGEVPFSLGSDTGGSIRQPASFCGVVGLKPTYGRVPRYGLVAFASSLDQIGPITRTVEDNAFLLQAISGADKMDATSANVDVPDFLSSLTGDIKGLKIAVPKEYLGEGVGKEARESVLAALKVLEGLGATWEEVSLPHSKYALATYYLLSSSEASANLARFDGIRYGYRTDNADNLIDLYKQTRAEGFGNEVKRRIMLGTFALSSGYYDAYYKKAQKVRTLIKKDFEDVFEKYDVIVGPTTPTPAFKIGENTKDPLTMYANDILTIPVNLAGVPGISVPCGLADGLPLGLQIIGKHFDESTVYRVAHAFEQATDHHKAKPEL comes from the coding sequence ATGTCATTATTTGACCATAAAATCACAGAATTAAAACAGCTCATACATAAAAAAGAGATTAAGATTTCTGATCTGGTTGACGAATCTTATAAACGCATCCAAGCGGTTGATGATAAGGTACAAGCCTTTTTGGCATTAGATGAAGAAAAAGCGCGAGCGTACGCCAAGGAGCTTGATGAAGCGGTTGACGGCCGTTCTGAGCACGGTCTTCTTTTTGGTATGCCGATCGGCGTAAAAGATAATATCGTAACAAAAGGGCTGCGCACAACATGCTCGAGCAAAATTCTCGAAAACTTTGATCCGATTTACGATGCTACTGTTGTTCAGCGCCTTCAAGATGCTGAAGCAGTCACAATCGGAAAATTGAACATGGACGAATTCGCCATGGGCTCATCTACCGAAAACTCAGCTTACAAGCTGACGAAAAACCCTTGGAACTTGGATACAGTTCCCGGCGGTTCAAGCGGCGGTTCAGCGGCTGCGGTTGCTGCGGGAGAAGTTCCGTTTTCTCTTGGATCTGACACAGGCGGCTCCATCCGCCAGCCGGCATCCTTCTGCGGCGTTGTCGGATTAAAGCCAACATACGGACGTGTACCCCGTTACGGATTGGTCGCATTTGCGTCTTCATTAGACCAAATCGGGCCGATTACTCGCACGGTTGAGGACAACGCATTTTTGCTTCAAGCGATTTCCGGCGCAGACAAAATGGACGCTACAAGCGCAAATGTGGATGTTCCTGATTTTCTTTCTTCATTAACTGGCGATATTAAAGGACTGAAAATCGCGGTTCCGAAAGAATATCTAGGTGAAGGTGTCGGCAAAGAAGCGAGAGAATCTGTTCTTGCCGCGCTGAAAGTTCTTGAAGGCCTCGGCGCTACATGGGAAGAAGTGTCTCTTCCGCACAGCAAATATGCGCTTGCGACATATTACCTGCTGTCATCATCTGAAGCGTCAGCCAACCTTGCACGCTTTGACGGCATCCGCTACGGCTACCGCACAGACAACGCGGACAACCTGATCGACCTTTACAAGCAAACGCGCGCTGAAGGTTTCGGAAATGAAGTCAAACGCCGCATCATGCTTGGAACGTTCGCTTTAAGCTCAGGCTACTACGATGCGTACTACAAAAAGGCGCAAAAAGTGCGTACGTTGATTAAGAAAGACTTCGAAGACGTATTTGAGAAATATGATGTGATTGTCGGACCGACGACACCGACACCTGCGTTTAAAATCGGTGAAAACACAAAAGATCCGCTCACAATGTACGCAAACGATATCTTAACGATTCCGGTCAACCTTGCCGGCGTACCGGGAATCAGCGTGCCATGCGGTTTAGCAGACGGACTTCCGCTCGGCCTGCAAATCATCGGAAAACACTTTGATGAAAGCACTGTATACCGCGTTGCTCATGCTTTTGAACAAGCGACAGACCATCATAAAGCAAAACCTGAACTGTAA
- a CDS encoding alkaline phosphatase produces the protein MFLITKARFTVTVTLILTAFLSVFAITEFISSPHSQSSKTSSKNPKNVILIIGDGMGMPMINSYRTLKSEKLNTPVQTAWDPYLTGMQMTHPNDPRDNITDSSAAATAMATGTKTYNDAIAVDNKHQQLKSVTEAAKENKMSVGFVVTSDLTDATPAAFGVHNVSRKNYTEIADQFYDERINGSHKVDVLLGGGAKYFIRKDRNLAEEFQKDGYHYVNTKQDLKKNQHDKLLGLFGEVELDKAIDRENSTPSLKDMTEAALTQLQKNENGFFMLLEGSNIDNAAHENDVVGALSEMEDFEKAVQAALDFAKKDKETLVIITADHSTGGFSYGAEGMTRETGYKWDPSLIIAAKKTPGYMAEKIAEGQDAEKVLSTYINMKLTENEINQVKNAASQSNTAAVQKSIQLIFDKRSFSGWTTLAHTGEDVPVYAYGPGKGKWKGLIDNTQQAKNIFAILEQI, from the coding sequence ATGTTTCTTATTACCAAAGCGCGTTTTACAGTAACTGTCACCCTCATTTTGACTGCTTTCTTAAGTGTTTTCGCCATAACAGAATTCATATCCTCTCCTCATTCTCAATCATCTAAGACAAGCAGCAAGAACCCTAAAAATGTGATCTTAATCATCGGAGATGGAATGGGTATGCCGATGATTAACAGCTATAGGACATTAAAAAGCGAAAAGCTGAATACCCCCGTCCAAACAGCATGGGACCCTTATTTAACAGGCATGCAGATGACACATCCTAACGATCCCAGAGACAATATTACTGATTCTTCGGCTGCTGCAACCGCCATGGCAACCGGAACGAAAACATATAATGATGCGATTGCAGTAGACAACAAACATCAGCAGCTCAAAAGCGTAACAGAAGCTGCCAAAGAGAACAAGATGTCCGTCGGCTTCGTCGTGACTTCGGACTTAACCGACGCCACCCCCGCTGCTTTCGGTGTACATAACGTCTCACGGAAAAACTACACTGAAATTGCGGACCAATTCTATGATGAACGTATTAATGGTTCTCATAAGGTTGATGTTTTACTCGGAGGCGGAGCGAAATATTTCATTCGCAAAGACCGAAATCTTGCTGAAGAATTCCAAAAAGACGGCTATCATTATGTGAACACAAAGCAAGACTTGAAAAAAAACCAGCACGATAAGCTGCTCGGACTGTTTGGAGAAGTTGAATTAGATAAAGCGATTGACAGAGAGAACAGCACACCTTCTCTAAAAGACATGACAGAAGCGGCACTCACCCAGTTACAGAAGAACGAAAACGGTTTTTTTATGCTTCTGGAAGGAAGCAATATAGACAATGCAGCCCACGAAAATGACGTGGTGGGCGCTCTGAGCGAAATGGAAGATTTCGAGAAAGCTGTTCAAGCTGCTCTGGATTTTGCGAAAAAAGATAAAGAAACACTGGTTATTATTACAGCTGATCACTCTACAGGCGGTTTCTCTTACGGTGCAGAGGGAATGACGCGCGAGACCGGCTATAAATGGGATCCTTCCCTAATCATCGCCGCTAAAAAAACGCCGGGCTATATGGCAGAGAAGATCGCTGAAGGCCAAGATGCCGAGAAGGTGCTTAGCACTTATATTAATATGAAGCTAACGGAAAATGAGATAAATCAGGTGAAAAACGCAGCCTCACAATCAAATACAGCTGCTGTCCAAAAAAGCATTCAATTGATTTTTGATAAACGGTCTTTTTCAGGCTGGACAACGTTAGCCCACACCGGTGAAGACGTACCGGTTTATGCTTACGGACCGGGAAAGGGAAAATGGAAGGGGCTCATCGACAATACGCAGCAGGCGAAAAACATTTTTGCTATTTTAGAACAAATATAA
- the putP gene encoding sodium/proline symporter PutP, whose protein sequence is MSIEIIISLGIYFTAMLLIGWYSFRKTTDINDYMLGGRGLGPFVTALSAGAADMSGWMLMGIPGAMFATGLSTLWLALGLTIGAYSNYLLLAPRLRAYTEAADDAITIPDFFDKRFQHSSSVLKIVSALIIMIFFTLYTSSGMVSGGRLFESAFGADYTLGLLLTAGVVVLYTLFGGFLAVSLTDFVQGAIMFAALVLVPIVAFTQLGGVSPALHEISAVDPKLLDIFKGASVISIISYLAWGLGYYGQPHIIIRFMAIKHIKDLKPARRIGMSWMVISILGSTLTGLVGVAYAHKFGVVVSDPETIFIIFSKILFHPLITGFLLSAILAAIMSSISSQLLVTASAMTEDLYRTFFRREASDKELVMTGRLSVLIIAVIAILMSLNPSSTILDLVGYAWAGFGSAFGPAILLSLYWKRMTEWGALSAMVVGAATVLIWITTGLADSTGLYEMIPGFFLSMIAGIIGSLITKRPAKASYRLFGVMEKLLKRKK, encoded by the coding sequence GTGAGTATTGAAATTATTATATCGTTAGGAATTTACTTTACTGCCATGCTGTTAATCGGCTGGTATTCATTTAGGAAAACAACTGATATCAACGATTACATGCTTGGGGGAAGAGGACTCGGCCCGTTTGTCACTGCTTTGTCTGCCGGTGCGGCGGATATGAGCGGATGGATGCTGATGGGAATTCCGGGGGCCATGTTCGCCACAGGTTTGTCGACATTATGGCTTGCACTCGGCTTGACAATCGGCGCGTATTCGAATTATCTTCTTTTGGCTCCGCGTCTTAGAGCGTATACGGAAGCGGCGGATGACGCGATTACAATTCCCGATTTCTTTGATAAAAGATTCCAGCATTCTTCATCAGTGCTTAAAATTGTATCAGCTTTGATCATTATGATCTTTTTCACATTGTATACGTCTTCTGGTATGGTATCAGGCGGAAGATTATTTGAATCTGCTTTTGGAGCCGATTATACACTTGGACTCCTGCTGACTGCGGGCGTTGTCGTGTTATACACACTGTTTGGCGGTTTCCTTGCTGTCAGTCTGACTGACTTTGTACAGGGTGCGATCATGTTTGCAGCACTAGTGCTTGTGCCGATCGTTGCTTTTACCCAGCTGGGCGGCGTCTCTCCTGCTTTACATGAGATTTCAGCCGTGGACCCGAAGCTATTGGATATTTTTAAAGGCGCGAGCGTCATTAGCATTATTTCTTATTTGGCCTGGGGTTTAGGCTACTATGGTCAGCCTCATATCATCATCCGTTTTATGGCGATTAAGCATATCAAAGATTTAAAACCCGCGCGCAGAATCGGGATGAGCTGGATGGTGATCTCCATTCTCGGTTCAACTTTAACGGGTTTGGTCGGTGTGGCTTACGCACATAAATTCGGAGTAGTTGTAAGTGATCCTGAAACGATTTTCATTATTTTTTCTAAAATATTGTTCCATCCATTGATTACGGGATTTTTGCTGTCTGCTATTTTAGCAGCGATTATGAGTTCGATCTCTTCTCAGCTTCTGGTCACAGCGAGCGCCATGACAGAGGATTTATACCGGACATTTTTCAGACGTGAAGCATCAGATAAAGAATTGGTCATGACCGGCCGTCTGTCAGTGCTCATTATCGCGGTCATTGCGATTCTGATGTCCTTGAATCCGAGCAGTACGATTCTTGATTTAGTTGGGTATGCGTGGGCCGGATTCGGTTCTGCTTTCGGGCCTGCCATTCTTCTGAGTCTGTATTGGAAACGGATGACTGAATGGGGCGCTCTTTCAGCCATGGTTGTCGGAGCTGCGACAGTATTAATTTGGATTACAACTGGTTTAGCTGACTCTACAGGCCTCTATGAAATGATACCTGGATTTTTCCTGAGTATGATCGCGGGTATTATCGGCAGCTTGATCACGAAACGTCCTGCAAAAGCCTCGTATCGATTATTCGGTGTCATGGAAAAGCTGTTAAAACGCAAAAAGTAA
- the gatB gene encoding Asp-tRNA(Asn)/Glu-tRNA(Gln) amidotransferase subunit GatB codes for MNFETVIGLEVHVELKTKSKIFSSSPTPFGAEANTQTSVIDLGYPGVLPVLNKEAVEFAMKAAMALNCEVATDTKFDRKNYFYPDNPKAYQISQFDKPIGENGWIEIEVDGKTKRIGITRLHLEEDAGKLTHTGDGYSLVDYNRQGTPLVEIVSEPDIRTPEEAYAYLEKLKSIIQYTGVSDCKMEEGSLRCDANISLRPIGQEEFGTKTELKNLNSFAFVQKGLEHEEKRQEQVLLSGGVIQQETRRYDEATKKTILMRVKEGSDDYRYFPEPDLVELYIDDEWKERVKASIPELPDERRKRYIEELGLPAYDAMVLTLTKEMADFFEETVQNGAEVKQASNWLMGEVSAYLNAEQKELADVALTPEGLAGMIKLIEKGTISSKIAKKVFKELIEKGGDAEKIVKEKGLVQISDEGVLLKLVTEALDNNPQSIEDFKNGKDRAIGFLVGQIMKASKGQANPPMVNKILLEEIKKR; via the coding sequence TTGAACTTTGAAACGGTAATCGGACTTGAAGTCCACGTCGAGTTAAAAACAAAATCAAAAATTTTCTCAAGCTCTCCAACGCCATTCGGCGCGGAGGCGAATACACAGACAAGCGTCATTGACCTCGGATACCCGGGCGTCCTGCCTGTTCTGAACAAAGAAGCCGTTGAATTCGCAATGAAAGCCGCTATGGCGCTCAACTGTGAGGTCGCAACGGATACGAAGTTTGACCGCAAAAACTATTTCTATCCGGACAACCCGAAAGCGTACCAAATTTCTCAATTTGATAAGCCAATCGGCGAAAACGGCTGGATCGAAATTGAAGTCGACGGAAAAACAAAACGCATCGGTATCACACGTCTTCACCTTGAAGAAGATGCCGGAAAACTGACGCATACAGGAGACGGCTATTCTCTTGTTGACTACAACCGCCAGGGAACGCCGCTAGTTGAGATCGTATCAGAGCCGGATATCCGCACGCCGGAAGAAGCGTACGCGTACCTGGAAAAGCTGAAGTCCATCATCCAATACACAGGCGTTTCTGACTGTAAAATGGAAGAAGGCTCGCTTCGCTGTGATGCCAATATCTCCCTTCGTCCGATCGGCCAAGAGGAATTCGGCACAAAAACAGAATTGAAAAACTTGAACTCCTTCGCGTTTGTTCAAAAAGGCCTTGAGCATGAAGAAAAACGCCAGGAGCAGGTTCTTCTCTCCGGCGGCGTCATCCAGCAGGAAACACGCCGTTACGACGAAGCAACGAAGAAAACCATTCTTATGCGTGTCAAAGAGGGATCTGACGATTACCGTTACTTCCCGGAGCCAGACCTTGTCGAGCTCTACATTGACGATGAGTGGAAGGAGCGCGTAAAAGCAAGCATTCCTGAGCTTCCGGATGAGCGCCGCAAGCGTTACATTGAAGAGCTTGGCTTGCCTGCATATGACGCGATGGTTCTGACGCTGACAAAAGAAATGGCTGATTTCTTTGAAGAAACCGTTCAAAACGGCGCTGAAGTTAAACAAGCGTCTAACTGGCTGATGGGTGAAGTATCAGCTTATCTGAACGCTGAGCAAAAAGAGCTTGCCGACGTTGCGCTGACACCTGAAGGCCTTGCCGGCATGATCAAATTGATTGAAAAAGGAACCATTTCTTCTAAGATCGCGAAGAAAGTGTTTAAGGAATTGATTGAAAAAGGCGGCGACGCTGAGAAGATTGTCAAAGAGAAAGGCCTCGTTCAGATTTCTGACGAAGGCGTGCTTCTGAAGCTTGTCACAGAGGCGCTTGACAACAATCCTCAATCAATCGAAGACTTTAAAAACGGGAAAGACCGTGCGATCGGCTTCCTTGTCGGACAGATTATGAAAGCGTCCAAAGGACAAGCCAACCCGCCGATGGTCAACAAAATCCTGCTTGAAGAAATTAAAAAACGCTAA
- a CDS encoding phosphopantetheine-binding protein yields the protein MEFKDSGRNRAFSEFLAAHRFKKETGPLKTVYHISADEVEDQSRHIEWASSLQPSSGKKEKAIADDGLQPALMENTSAHWEVLHAEKSLHSPYLLALDTHQPKHLRALLVKEQLGAETEDSGPKTEQQKILVDIWKEILHLDYVGIDNDFFDLGGNSLLAVKMEVEMEKKGWYVDELNHAKKHTIRELSKYMKRENQHA from the coding sequence TTGGAGTTTAAGGATTCAGGCAGAAACCGCGCCTTTTCTGAATTTTTGGCTGCACATCGTTTTAAGAAAGAGACGGGTCCGTTAAAAACGGTTTATCACATATCAGCCGATGAGGTAGAGGATCAAAGCAGGCATATTGAATGGGCATCCTCTTTACAGCCTTCGTCTGGCAAAAAGGAGAAAGCGATTGCGGATGACGGATTGCAACCCGCTTTAATGGAAAACACAAGCGCTCATTGGGAAGTGCTACATGCTGAAAAATCCTTGCATTCTCCATATTTACTGGCCTTAGATACTCATCAGCCGAAGCATTTGCGGGCGCTGCTAGTAAAGGAACAATTAGGAGCTGAAACAGAAGATAGCGGACCGAAGACAGAACAGCAAAAAATACTTGTGGACATTTGGAAGGAAATCCTCCACTTGGATTATGTAGGAATTGACAACGATTTCTTTGATTTGGGAGGAAATTCGTTGCTCGCTGTCAAAATGGAAGTAGAGATGGAAAAGAAAGGCTGGTATGTTGATGAGTTGAATCATGCGAAAAAACACACGATAAGGGAATTATCTAAATATATGAAGAGGGAGAATCAGCATGCATAA
- the gatC gene encoding Asp-tRNA(Asn)/Glu-tRNA(Gln) amidotransferase subunit GatC, translating into MSRISIEEVKHVAHLARLAITEEEAKMFTEQLDSIISFAEELNEVNTDNVEPTTHVLQMKNVMREDEAGKGLPVEDVMKNAPDHKDGYIRVPSILD; encoded by the coding sequence ATGTCACGAATTTCAATAGAAGAAGTAAAGCACGTTGCGCACCTTGCGAGACTTGCGATTACAGAAGAAGAAGCAAAAATGTTCACTGAACAGCTTGACAGCATCATTTCATTTGCCGAGGAGCTTAATGAGGTTAACACAGACAATGTAGAGCCTACAACTCACGTGCTTCAAATGAAAAATGTCATGAGAGAAGATGAAGCGGGTAAAGGCCTTCCGGTTGAGGACGTTATGAAAAATGCGCCTGACCATAAAGACGGCTATATTCGTGTGCCATCAATTCTGGACTAA
- a CDS encoding phosphotransferase enzyme family protein, which produces MHKDIKAIFDEDKVLAEAAVIYGFTRDQVQFLADAENYVYEFAKDNESYILKITHTIRRSPDYIMGEMEWLHHLAEGGLSVAKPIPSLTGKDVEEVPDGNGGAFLLRVYEKAPGHKVDESEWNETLFFELGRYTGKMHSLTKSYKLSNPRFKRQEWDEEEQLKLRKYVPEDQTKVFQEADDLMNELRQLPKNRDSYGLVHADLHHGNFNWDHGKITTFDFDDIGYNWFVNDISILLYNVLWYPVVPYENKAAFTEEFMTHFIKGYREENEIAAEWLKKIPDFLRLRHMLIYGLLHQMFDLDSIGEEEKEMLKGFRNDIENQTPITEFDFSKLA; this is translated from the coding sequence ATGCATAAAGATATTAAAGCAATTTTTGATGAAGATAAGGTTTTGGCAGAAGCTGCCGTTATATATGGATTTACTAGAGATCAAGTACAGTTTTTAGCGGATGCGGAAAACTATGTGTATGAGTTTGCCAAAGACAATGAATCTTATATTTTAAAGATTACACACACGATTCGCCGGTCGCCGGATTATATAATGGGAGAGATGGAATGGCTCCACCATCTTGCTGAAGGCGGGCTTTCAGTCGCCAAACCAATTCCGTCGTTAACCGGTAAAGATGTTGAGGAAGTGCCGGACGGAAACGGCGGAGCATTTTTATTGAGAGTCTATGAAAAGGCGCCGGGTCATAAAGTAGACGAATCGGAGTGGAACGAAACCCTATTTTTCGAGCTTGGCAGATATACAGGGAAGATGCACAGCCTGACAAAAAGCTATAAACTGAGCAATCCTAGATTTAAAAGACAGGAGTGGGATGAAGAAGAGCAATTAAAGCTCAGAAAATATGTTCCCGAAGATCAGACAAAGGTTTTTCAAGAGGCGGACGATTTAATGAATGAGTTGCGTCAATTGCCAAAAAACCGTGACAGCTACGGCCTTGTTCACGCAGATCTTCACCATGGTAATTTTAACTGGGATCATGGTAAGATCACTACATTTGATTTTGATGATATTGGGTACAACTGGTTTGTGAATGATATCAGCATTCTCCTTTACAATGTCCTATGGTATCCAGTCGTCCCATATGAAAATAAAGCAGCCTTTACAGAAGAATTTATGACGCATTTTATAAAGGGATACAGGGAGGAAAATGAAATTGCCGCCGAGTGGCTCAAGAAAATCCCGGATTTCCTCCGTCTGCGCCATATGCTGATTTATGGATTGCTGCATCAAATGTTTGACCTTGATTCAATAGGAGAAGAAGAAAAAGAAATGCTTAAGGGATTCAGAAACGATATCGAAAATCAAACGCCGATAACCGAATTTGACTTTTCGAAGTTAGCGTAA
- a CDS encoding MgtC/SapB family protein produces MLLSWYIDPDILLKLGIATLIGMVIGLERELKNKPLGLKTCIVIAVSSCMLTIVSINAAYHFPKYYRIMMDPLRLPAQIISGVGFIGAGVILRKSNDVISGLTTSAMIWGAAGLGLATGAGFYKEAFASLLFILISVEFLPWAIRKIGPDRLQEKDIRIRMSLSDKDKMTDILKEMKRKDIKTHSVRIDDLGEKEFPIMEVKVRVHKNRYTTDVYYDIKDIEGVVGVKCDTL; encoded by the coding sequence TTGCTGTTGAGCTGGTATATTGATCCTGATATTTTATTAAAATTGGGCATTGCCACATTGATTGGCATGGTCATCGGGCTTGAGCGCGAATTAAAAAATAAGCCGCTCGGATTAAAAACCTGTATCGTTATCGCCGTCAGCTCATGCATGCTCACGATCGTCAGTATTAATGCGGCATATCATTTCCCTAAATACTATCGCATTATGATGGACCCGCTGCGTCTCCCGGCCCAAATTATCTCCGGCGTCGGATTTATCGGTGCCGGTGTCATCTTGCGGAAAAGCAACGACGTCATTTCCGGCCTGACAACATCAGCTATGATCTGGGGTGCAGCGGGGCTTGGGCTGGCAACCGGAGCCGGGTTTTATAAAGAAGCCTTTGCCAGTCTTCTGTTCATCCTGATCAGCGTGGAATTTTTACCATGGGCGATCAGAAAAATCGGTCCCGACCGCCTGCAGGAAAAAGACATCCGCATCAGAATGTCGCTTTCGGATAAAGACAAAATGACAGATATTTTAAAAGAAATGAAAAGAAAAGATATTAAAACGCACTCCGTCCGGATCGATGACCTGGGTGAAAAGGAATTTCCAATCATGGAAGTCAAGGTCCGCGTTCATAAAAACAGGTACACGACCGATGTCTACTATGACATTAAAGACATTGAAGGCGTAGTCGGCGTAAAATGTGATACATTGTAA
- a CDS encoding condensation domain-containing protein → MTRLLNLNRLSGILICLLKNGQLLLDHLITDGVSWKILIDDFLTLLHSIDKKEERRLPLKTHSYQKFSDSIHEYANSREAEEECSYWDEKVKQIEPLYEACSENSKVKNSLKLKRALSRQMTQKLLSPWSLRIQAETAPFLNFWLHIVLRKRRVR, encoded by the coding sequence ATGACTCGGCTCCTGAATTTAAATAGGTTATCCGGTATTCTGATTTGTCTGCTAAAAAACGGTCAACTTCTCCTAGATCACCTGATCACGGACGGTGTATCATGGAAAATTTTGATTGATGATTTTCTTACTCTTTTACATTCAATAGATAAGAAGGAAGAGAGGAGACTTCCTTTAAAGACACATTCTTATCAAAAATTTTCAGATTCGATCCATGAATATGCTAATTCGCGTGAAGCGGAAGAAGAATGCAGCTATTGGGATGAAAAAGTGAAACAGATTGAGCCTCTCTATGAGGCTTGTTCGGAAAATTCCAAAGTTAAAAATAGCTTAAAACTGAAACGGGCTTTGAGCCGCCAGATGACTCAAAAACTGCTCAGTCCTTGGAGTTTAAGGATTCAGGCAGAAACCGCGCCTTTTCTGAATTTTTGGCTGCACATCGTTTTAAGAAAGAGACGGGTCCGTTAA